A window of the Polaribacter batillariae genome harbors these coding sequences:
- a CDS encoding M1 family metallopeptidase, which yields MKKLLFLWSFLLLLTSCANSKEVHNTKDKNSAKFTTYWQQHIDYKMDIDMDVNNYQYKGIQKAVYTNNSPDELDKVYYHLYFNAFQPGSQMDVRSLNIKDPDGRVRDRISKLQPNEIGYIKVNSLKQNGAAVSYKTVGTILEVTLNKPIKSGESVTFDMDFEAQVPVQIRRSGRNNKEGVALSMSQWYPKMAEYDFEGWHTPPYIAREFHGVWGNFDVKLTIDRNYVVGGTGYLQNPQEIGHGYEDTSKPLNVPNTNKLTWHFKAPNVHDFMWAADPDYNHDILKMPVGIDLHFLYKKTLDAEYLKNWKDLQEPTAELMAYFSKHIGKYPYKQYSVIQGGDGGMEYAMSTLITGERKFGSLFGVTAHEMAHTWFQFLLASNESEHPWMDEGFTSYISAKATHEILKKGKGNPNAGPYRGYNYVVNNNIEEPLTTHADRYNLNTAYSVASYVKGSMFLSQLEYIIGEENVAKGLKKYFNDFSFKHPTPNDVKRSMEKVSGIHLGWYLNEWTQTIHTIDYGIKSVDGKTITLERIGKMPMPIDLEVIYTDGSKENFNIPLRMMRGHKPTTATVLDAWGWAMPTYSLTTSKTVKSVEIDKSKLMADINLENNVYK from the coding sequence ATGAAAAAATTACTCTTTTTATGGAGCTTCTTACTGTTGTTAACCTCTTGTGCAAACTCTAAAGAAGTGCATAATACTAAAGATAAAAACAGTGCAAAGTTTACCACATATTGGCAACAGCATATAGATTATAAGATGGATATTGATATGGACGTAAACAACTATCAATACAAAGGAATACAAAAAGCTGTTTATACAAATAATTCTCCAGACGAATTAGACAAAGTATATTACCACTTGTATTTTAATGCATTTCAACCAGGCTCTCAAATGGATGTAAGATCTTTAAACATTAAAGACCCAGATGGAAGAGTAAGAGATAGAATTAGCAAGTTGCAACCTAATGAAATTGGTTATATAAAAGTAAATTCTTTAAAACAAAATGGGGCTGCAGTTTCTTATAAAACTGTGGGTACAATTTTAGAAGTAACCCTAAATAAACCTATTAAATCTGGAGAAAGTGTAACTTTCGATATGGATTTCGAGGCACAAGTTCCTGTTCAAATTAGGCGTTCTGGAAGAAATAATAAAGAAGGTGTTGCTTTATCGATGTCTCAATGGTATCCAAAAATGGCAGAATACGATTTTGAAGGTTGGCATACACCACCTTATATTGCTCGCGAGTTTCATGGAGTTTGGGGAAATTTTGATGTAAAATTAACGATTGATAGAAATTATGTGGTTGGTGGAACAGGATATTTACAAAATCCGCAAGAAATTGGTCATGGTTATGAAGATACATCGAAACCTTTAAATGTACCAAATACAAACAAATTAACATGGCATTTTAAAGCACCCAACGTACACGATTTTATGTGGGCTGCAGATCCAGATTATAATCACGATATTTTAAAAATGCCAGTTGGTATCGATTTACATTTCTTATACAAAAAAACCTTAGATGCAGAATATTTAAAAAACTGGAAAGATTTGCAAGAACCAACAGCCGAATTAATGGCGTATTTTAGCAAACATATTGGCAAATATCCATACAAACAATACTCTGTAATACAAGGTGGAGATGGTGGAATGGAATATGCAATGTCCACATTAATTACAGGCGAAAGAAAATTTGGAAGTCTTTTTGGCGTAACTGCACATGAAATGGCACATACTTGGTTTCAGTTTTTATTAGCCTCTAACGAAAGTGAGCATCCATGGATGGACGAAGGTTTTACAAGCTATATTTCTGCCAAAGCCACTCACGAAATTTTAAAGAAAGGTAAAGGAAACCCAAATGCGGGTCCTTACAGAGGTTACAACTACGTAGTAAATAACAATATCGAAGAACCACTTACAACACATGCAGATAGATACAATTTAAACACAGCTTACAGTGTTGCTAGTTATGTAAAAGGAAGTATGTTCTTGTCTCAATTAGAGTATATAATTGGTGAAGAAAATGTTGCAAAAGGTCTAAAAAAATACTTTAACGATTTTAGTTTTAAGCACCCAACACCAAATGATGTAAAACGTTCTATGGAAAAAGTTTCAGGAATTCACTTAGGCTGGTATTTAAACGAATGGACACAAACGATTCACACAATCGATTACGGAATTAAATCTGTAGATGGAAAAACAATAACTTTAGAAAGAATTGGAAAAATGCCAATGCCTATAGATTTAGAAGTTATTTATACAGATGGTTCTAAAGAAAATTTTAACATTCCTTTACGTATGATGAGAGGTCATAAACCAACAACAGCAACAGTTTTAGATGCTTGGGGTTGGGCAATGCCAACGTACTCTTTAACAACTTCTAAAACAGTAAAATCTGTAGAAATAGATAAAAGTAAATTAATGGCAGATATTAATTTAGAGAACAACGTTTACAAATAG
- a CDS encoding ferredoxin--NADP reductase — MATFHKVNIQEIKHETANAVSVVFEIPENLKSAFHFTAGQYITLQTQINGEEIRRAYSICSTPNSGEIRVAIKAVENGTFSVFATTHLKAGDVLEISEPEGRFLLNTAANKNYIAFAAGSGITPILSMVKTVLETAPTSNFTLVYGNKTVADTIFYDELNALKESFSNRFKLHYIFSREEVKNQLRGRIDKSVTNYFVKNRYKETSFDAAFLCGPEEMIHEVSKTLENNNISKENIYFELFTTSEDKEALSEVKEGTTEITVLLDDEETTFTMQQTDDILAASLRNNLDAPYSCQGGVCSSCMCKVTEGKAVMVKNSILTDGEIEEGFILACQAHPTTAKITIDFDDV; from the coding sequence ATGGCAACATTTCACAAAGTAAACATACAAGAAATAAAACACGAAACCGCAAATGCGGTTTCTGTTGTATTTGAGATTCCCGAAAATTTAAAATCAGCCTTTCATTTTACTGCTGGGCAATATATAACGCTTCAAACACAAATTAATGGCGAAGAAATTCGAAGAGCATATTCCATTTGTTCTACGCCAAATAGTGGCGAAATTAGAGTTGCCATTAAAGCCGTTGAAAATGGAACATTTTCTGTTTTCGCAACCACTCATTTAAAAGCAGGTGATGTTCTCGAAATTTCTGAACCAGAAGGGCGCTTTTTGTTAAATACAGCTGCAAATAAAAATTACATCGCATTTGCTGCTGGCTCTGGTATTACTCCTATCTTGTCTATGGTAAAAACAGTTTTAGAAACAGCACCAACTTCTAACTTTACATTGGTTTACGGAAACAAAACAGTTGCAGACACTATTTTTTATGATGAATTAAACGCCCTAAAAGAATCGTTTTCTAACAGATTTAAACTGCATTATATTTTCAGTAGAGAAGAAGTAAAAAATCAATTAAGAGGTAGAATCGACAAAAGCGTAACAAATTATTTCGTTAAAAATAGATACAAAGAAACTTCTTTTGATGCTGCTTTTTTATGCGGACCAGAAGAAATGATTCATGAGGTTTCTAAAACTTTAGAAAACAACAATATCTCGAAAGAAAATATTTATTTTGAATTGTTTACAACTTCCGAAGATAAAGAAGCTCTATCTGAAGTAAAAGAAGGAACTACAGAAATTACAGTGCTGTTAGATGATGAAGAAACTACTTTTACAATGCAACAAACAGACGATATTTTGGCGGCCAGTTTGCGTAACAATTTAGATGCACCTTACTCTTGCCAAGGTGGTGTTTGTAGTTCTTGTATGTGTAAAGTTACCGAGGGAAAAGCGGTAATGGTTAAAAATTCTATTTTAACGGACGGTGAAATTGAAGAAGGTTTTATTTTAGCTTGCCAAGCACACCCAACAACTGCAAAAATTACAATTGATTTTGATGATGTTTAA
- a CDS encoding LysE family translocator, producing the protein MDFYDFKNAFLIGFFMAFMIGPVFFMLIQTSILKGARAAIAFDLGVLLGDVSFILIAYYGSRSLLEKIKDDPRLFFIGGLVLIIYGLITYLDKSNKKEAIETSKMVDVPIKNNYVKLFIKGFFLNFINIGVLAFWLGTVLVIGPTLDMDQNAIFSYFGVILLGYFVTDIGKILLAKQLKSKMTPLVVYKVKKIMGILLIVFGFLLMLKGFIPNERIDEFLH; encoded by the coding sequence ATGGATTTTTACGATTTTAAAAATGCTTTTTTAATAGGTTTTTTCATGGCTTTTATGATTGGACCTGTTTTTTTTATGCTCATTCAAACTAGTATTTTAAAAGGTGCAAGAGCCGCAATTGCTTTCGATTTAGGCGTTCTTTTAGGTGATGTTTCTTTTATTTTAATTGCTTATTATGGCAGTAGATCTTTATTAGAAAAAATAAAAGACGACCCTCGTTTATTTTTTATTGGCGGTTTGGTTTTAATCATTTATGGGCTGATTACTTATTTAGATAAATCTAACAAAAAAGAAGCAATTGAAACCTCTAAAATGGTAGATGTACCCATAAAAAACAACTATGTAAAGCTATTTATAAAAGGTTTTTTCTTAAACTTTATAAATATTGGTGTTTTGGCTTTCTGGTTAGGAACTGTCTTGGTTATTGGGCCTACTTTAGATATGGACCAAAATGCTATTTTTTCTTATTTTGGCGTTATTTTACTGGGATATTTTGTTACAGATATTGGTAAAATTCTTTTGGCAAAACAACTAAAAAGTAAAATGACACCTTTAGTTGTTTACAAAGTAAAAAAAATTATGGGCATTCTTTTAATTGTTTTTGGTTTTTTATTAATGCTAAAAGGGTTTATTCCGAACGAAAGAATTGATGAGTTTTTGCACTAA
- a CDS encoding MBL fold metallo-hydrolase has protein sequence MKIYPIETGNFKLDGGAMFGVVPKTIWQKTNPADANNLIDMSMRCMLIEDKNRLILIDTGLGSKQSDKFFGYYYLFGDFSLETSLAKLGFHKDDITDVFLTHLHFDHCGGVIERNKDGLLIPAFKNAKVWSNDKHWKWATEPNPREKASFLKENINPIKENGQLHFIHRNAKDQIGFDVLFMDGHTEKQMLPKLTYKGKTIVFMADLLPTTGHIPLPYVMGYDTRPLLTLKEKEVFLKEAADNNYFLFLEHDAHNEICTVQHTEKGVRLKNTHKFTDIF, from the coding sequence ATGAAGATTTATCCCATAGAAACAGGAAATTTTAAGTTAGATGGAGGCGCCATGTTTGGCGTCGTTCCAAAAACAATTTGGCAAAAAACGAATCCTGCAGATGCCAACAATTTAATAGACATGAGTATGCGTTGCATGCTTATTGAAGATAAAAATCGATTAATTTTAATCGACACAGGTTTGGGTTCGAAACAATCAGATAAATTTTTTGGATACTATTACCTGTTTGGCGATTTTTCTTTAGAAACGTCTTTAGCAAAACTTGGGTTTCATAAAGACGATATTACAGATGTTTTTCTAACCCATTTGCACTTCGATCATTGTGGAGGAGTTATCGAAAGAAACAAAGACGGTTTGTTAATTCCGGCTTTTAAAAATGCGAAAGTTTGGTCTAATGATAAGCATTGGAAATGGGCAACAGAACCAAACCCAAGAGAAAAAGCGTCGTTTTTAAAAGAAAATATTAATCCTATAAAAGAAAACGGACAATTACATTTTATTCACAGAAATGCAAAAGATCAAATAGGTTTCGATGTTTTGTTTATGGACGGTCATACAGAAAAACAAATGTTGCCAAAACTAACCTACAAAGGCAAAACCATTGTTTTTATGGCAGATTTATTACCAACAACTGGGCACATTCCTTTGCCTTATGTAATGGGGTATGATACCAGACCTTTGCTAACCCTTAAAGAAAAAGAAGTTTTTTTAAAGGAAGCTGCAGACAATAATTACTTCCTTTTTTTAGAACACGATGCACACAACGAAATTTGTACTGTACAGCATACAGAAAAAGGTGTACGATTAAAAAACACACATAAATTTACAGATATATTTTAA
- a CDS encoding aspartate-semialdehyde dehydrogenase — protein sequence MKIAVVGATGMVGTVMLKVLEERNLPITELIPVASEKSAGKKLSYNGKEYTVVTLQDAVNMKPDVALFSAGGETSLQWAPKFAEVGTTVIDNSSAWRMDPTKKLVVPEINGDVLTADDKIIANPNCSTIQLVMALAPLHDKYKMKRVVISTYQSVSGTGVKAVQQLDNEEAGVDGEMAYPHKIGRNALPHCDIFLENGYTKEEMKLVKEPKKILRDDSFSVTATAVRIPTAGGHSEAVNVQFENDFDLNEVRKILNETPGVVVQDDLANNVYPMPINAHDKDEVFVGRIRRDESQENTLNLWIVADNLRKGAATNTVQIAEYLVENNLV from the coding sequence ATGAAAATAGCTGTAGTTGGCGCAACTGGAATGGTTGGCACAGTAATGTTAAAGGTTTTAGAAGAACGTAATTTACCAATCACAGAATTAATTCCTGTAGCTTCAGAAAAATCTGCCGGAAAAAAATTATCGTACAATGGTAAAGAATATACGGTTGTAACTTTACAAGATGCCGTAAACATGAAACCAGATGTGGCTTTATTTTCTGCTGGTGGCGAGACTTCTTTGCAATGGGCACCAAAATTTGCAGAAGTTGGCACTACTGTTATCGATAATTCTTCTGCTTGGAGAATGGATCCCACAAAAAAATTAGTGGTTCCCGAAATTAATGGCGATGTTTTAACTGCAGATGATAAAATTATTGCAAACCCAAATTGTTCTACCATTCAATTAGTAATGGCTTTGGCACCTTTACATGATAAATATAAGATGAAACGTGTGGTTATTTCTACCTATCAATCTGTTTCTGGAACTGGGGTAAAAGCAGTTCAACAATTAGATAATGAAGAAGCTGGTGTTGACGGCGAAATGGCGTACCCACACAAAATTGGTAGAAATGCATTGCCACATTGCGATATTTTTTTAGAAAATGGCTACACAAAAGAAGAAATGAAATTGGTAAAAGAACCAAAGAAAATTTTACGTGACGATTCTTTTTCTGTAACTGCAACTGCAGTTAGAATTCCTACTGCTGGCGGGCATTCTGAAGCTGTAAATGTTCAGTTTGAAAATGATTTCGATTTAAATGAAGTTCGCAAAATTTTAAATGAAACTCCAGGTGTTGTTGTACAAGACGATTTGGCGAATAACGTATATCCAATGCCAATTAATGCGCACGATAAAGATGAAGTGTTTGTTGGACGAATTCGAAGAGACGAATCTCAAGAAAATACCTTAAATTTGTGGATTGTTGCAGATAACTTACGAAAAGGTGCTGCTACAAACACAGTTCAAATAGCTGAATATTTGGTAGAAAATAATTTGGTTTAA
- a CDS encoding FecR domain-containing protein: MAYNTLNVPYGKTFELRLSDGTVVHLNAGSSITYPVEFIEGKNRQVSITGEAYVNVTKDSLHPFIVSLNDLNVRVLGTQFNVSAYPEDNVSEIVLVEGSVAMYGKKEKFNKEASVLLEPGFKGRFNKQNHGITKNKVITSTYTSWVNGKLVFRNMTFENILKKLERHYNVNIVNKNKTLSQKKFNANFGKEPLANVLNELKKYYGVQYGMPTKHKIPTLEKVLKLCKDKILVFLDKGYEYVPEVMFIVQKLNMQNQIFFEGKHNYSTIKSRYGTMLKDRNYMPRAKVNRDTAKFKNYVFPFLKSDARIFICSVDSAEVSYAKPFIQKIKSKNKKIMLTTLWGNTCAGYTDDAAVNNPEANWGKVIDLGADLICTDRPKMLLEYLRKKELHN; encoded by the coding sequence TTGGCATATAATACACTTAATGTGCCTTATGGAAAAACTTTTGAATTAAGATTATCTGATGGAACAGTAGTTCATTTAAATGCAGGCTCTTCAATAACATACCCTGTGGAGTTTATTGAAGGAAAAAACAGGCAAGTTTCCATTACAGGCGAAGCTTATGTAAATGTAACTAAAGATTCTTTGCACCCATTTATTGTAAGTTTGAATGATTTAAACGTTCGTGTTTTGGGAACACAATTTAATGTTTCGGCATATCCAGAAGATAACGTTTCTGAAATTGTTCTTGTCGAAGGTTCTGTGGCCATGTATGGTAAAAAAGAAAAATTCAATAAAGAAGCCTCTGTGCTTTTAGAACCGGGTTTTAAAGGGCGTTTTAATAAACAAAATCATGGCATAACTAAAAATAAGGTTATTACAAGTACTTATACCTCTTGGGTAAACGGTAAATTGGTTTTTAGAAATATGACTTTTGAAAACATCCTTAAAAAATTAGAAAGACATTACAATGTTAACATAGTAAACAAAAACAAAACATTATCCCAAAAGAAATTTAATGCCAATTTTGGAAAAGAACCTCTCGCAAATGTACTAAACGAACTGAAGAAGTACTACGGAGTACAATATGGTATGCCAACCAAACACAAAATACCTACATTAGAAAAAGTGCTCAAGTTGTGTAAAGATAAGATTCTTGTTTTTTTAGATAAAGGCTATGAGTATGTTCCGGAGGTTATGTTTATAGTGCAAAAATTAAATATGCAAAATCAAATATTTTTTGAAGGCAAACATAATTACTCCACAATAAAATCACGATATGGCACAATGTTAAAGGATCGTAATTATATGCCCCGTGCAAAAGTAAATCGAGATACAGCAAAGTTTAAAAATTATGTGTTTCCGTTTTTAAAATCAGATGCTCGGATATTTATTTGTTCGGTGGATAGTGCTGAAGTAAGTTACGCAAAACCATTCATTCAAAAAATAAAGAGTAAAAACAAAAAAATTATGCTTACAACACTTTGGGGTAACACTTGTGCTGGCTATACAGATGATGCAGCTGTAAATAATCCAGAAGCTAATTGGGGAAAAGTCATTGATTTAGGAGCAGATTTAATTTGTACAGATAGACCCAAAATGCTATTGGAGTATTTAAGAAAAAAAGAACTACATAATTAA
- a CDS encoding RNA polymerase sigma-70 factor, translating to MLKKEDITKEDFNVLLDKGHRYAFEVIYKLYYNKLLHIAISYLRSKEEAEGVIQNVFLKLWVQMDNIKEIININAYLFTLTKNHCLDIIKHKKVKLKYVEDKKSIIQTQYIKDSTAALLLENELQKRIVEAIDKLPEKCKKIFIESRVNGRKSKEIAEIYSISKKTVDNLYRMELGL from the coding sequence TTGTTAAAGAAAGAAGATATTACCAAAGAAGATTTTAATGTTCTTTTAGATAAAGGGCATAGGTATGCTTTTGAGGTTATCTACAAACTTTATTACAATAAACTCCTGCATATAGCCATAAGCTATTTGAGGTCTAAAGAAGAAGCAGAAGGTGTTATTCAGAATGTTTTTTTAAAACTCTGGGTGCAAATGGATAACATTAAAGAGATAATAAATATAAATGCCTATTTGTTTACCCTTACTAAAAACCACTGCCTAGACATTATCAAGCATAAAAAAGTGAAGTTAAAATATGTTGAGGATAAGAAATCAATTATTCAAACTCAATATATTAAAGATTCTACAGCTGCTTTACTTTTGGAAAATGAACTTCAAAAAAGAATAGTTGAGGCTATTGACAAGCTTCCCGAAAAATGCAAAAAAATATTTATTGAAAGTCGGGTTAATGGGCGTAAAAGTAAAGAAATAGCAGAGATTTATTCTATTTCAAAAAAAACGGTAGATAACCTTTATCGAATGGAATTAGGCTTATGA
- a CDS encoding S8 family serine peptidase, with translation MRVLKPIIFTAAAGIFLASCKTSVTTIPVPSGTNNGINIPAKKAALLEPERQTWSHLDLLTDSIPGMSIDKAYQFIQNKKGVPVIVAIADSGVDVEHEDLKDVVWTNPKEIAGNHKDDDKNGFTDDIHGWNFLGSKDGRIVNADQLELTRIVKNGMDKFGNKKASEIAEEDKAEFEQYLKLKEKYTKSVEAHKKELINLAQTAERINQIEQNFKDVKAFLGKDNYTIDDLKNAKPTDPKLAAKIADITNLLSRGATEKELLNYKKQLMDYKKGKEASKSYDLDFNARQSMGDDLNDITDTNYGNNNVIGSKELESHGTHVAGIVAASRNNNKGVNGVANNVKIMAVRVVPDGDEHDKDVALGIRYAVDNGAKVINTSFGKPYSPHKQWVYDAIKYAAKNDVLIVNAAGNDGNNIDEIRTYPNDSDDLINEISDNVLTVGAMSLNYNENLPASFSNYGKKNVDVFAPGVDIYATMPADKYAFNSGTSMAAPSAAGVAALVRSYYPQLSASQVKHILMNSGIKINFDVIKPGSQSREKPDGEKVPFSELSVSGRIVNAYNALKMADRIVNGKK, from the coding sequence ATGAGAGTACTAAAACCAATTATTTTTACAGCTGCAGCTGGTATTTTTTTAGCAAGTTGTAAAACTTCAGTAACCACAATTCCTGTTCCTAGTGGAACAAATAATGGTATTAATATTCCTGCGAAAAAAGCAGCATTATTAGAACCTGAAAGACAAACGTGGAGTCACTTAGATTTGTTAACAGATTCTATTCCTGGAATGAGTATCGACAAAGCGTACCAATTTATTCAAAATAAAAAAGGAGTTCCTGTAATTGTTGCCATTGCAGATTCTGGTGTAGATGTAGAACACGAAGATCTAAAAGATGTGGTTTGGACAAACCCAAAAGAAATTGCTGGAAACCATAAAGATGATGACAAGAATGGTTTTACAGACGATATACATGGTTGGAATTTCTTAGGTAGCAAAGATGGTAGAATTGTAAATGCAGACCAGTTAGAACTAACAAGAATTGTTAAAAACGGAATGGATAAATTCGGCAATAAAAAAGCTTCTGAAATTGCAGAAGAAGATAAAGCAGAATTTGAACAATATTTAAAACTAAAAGAAAAATACACAAAATCTGTTGAAGCTCACAAGAAAGAATTAATCAATTTAGCACAAACAGCAGAACGTATCAATCAAATAGAACAAAACTTTAAAGATGTTAAAGCTTTTCTTGGAAAAGATAATTATACAATAGACGATTTAAAGAATGCAAAACCTACAGATCCAAAACTAGCTGCAAAAATTGCAGACATTACCAACCTTTTAAGTAGAGGTGCTACCGAAAAAGAATTGCTAAACTATAAAAAGCAATTAATGGACTATAAAAAAGGAAAAGAAGCCTCTAAAAGCTACGATTTAGACTTTAACGCTCGTCAATCTATGGGAGACGATTTAAACGATATTACAGATACAAATTATGGAAACAACAACGTAATTGGGTCTAAAGAATTAGAAAGCCATGGAACACATGTTGCAGGTATTGTTGCAGCTTCTAGAAACAACAACAAAGGTGTAAATGGAGTTGCCAATAATGTAAAAATTATGGCTGTAAGAGTTGTTCCAGATGGAGATGAGCACGATAAAGATGTTGCTTTAGGAATTAGATATGCAGTAGATAATGGCGCAAAAGTAATTAATACAAGTTTCGGAAAACCATATTCGCCTCACAAACAATGGGTTTATGATGCGATTAAATACGCAGCAAAAAACGATGTTTTAATCGTAAACGCGGCTGGAAACGATGGTAATAATATCGATGAAATAAGAACATACCCAAACGATTCCGACGATTTAATTAACGAAATTTCAGACAATGTACTAACCGTTGGTGCAATGAGTTTAAATTATAACGAAAACTTACCAGCCTCTTTTTCTAATTACGGAAAAAAGAATGTAGATGTTTTTGCTCCAGGAGTAGATATTTATGCGACAATGCCAGCAGATAAATACGCATTTAATAGTGGAACTTCTATGGCAGCGCCTTCTGCAGCAGGTGTTGCAGCTTTGGTTCGTTCTTATTACCCACAACTATCTGCAAGCCAAGTAAAACATATTTTAATGAACTCTGGAATTAAAATTAATTTCGATGTTATCAAACCAGGATCTCAATCAAGAGAAAAACCAGATGGCGAGAAAGTACCGTTTTCAGAACTATCGGTTTCTGGTAGAATTGTAAACGCTTACAATGCTTTAAAAATGGCAGATAGAATTGTAAACGGAAAGAAATAA
- the ruvA gene encoding Holliday junction branch migration protein RuvA, giving the protein MITQVRGRLVEKSPTEVVVDCNGVGYLLHISLNTFSSLPENENVVLYTHLSIREDAHTLFGFISKKEREVFKLLISVSGVGPSIARTMCSSMTSEEIQNAIASENVALIQSVKGIGAKTAQRVIVDLKDKILKTFHMDEVSLSVSNTNKDEALSALEVLGFNRKQSDKLVSAILKENSDASVEQIIKLALKSL; this is encoded by the coding sequence ATGATTACACAAGTTAGAGGAAGATTGGTTGAGAAAAGTCCGACAGAAGTTGTTGTCGATTGCAATGGTGTTGGGTATTTGTTGCATATTTCTTTAAATACCTTTTCTAGTTTGCCAGAAAACGAAAACGTTGTTTTATACACACATTTGTCTATTAGAGAAGATGCGCACACGTTGTTTGGTTTTATCAGTAAAAAAGAAAGAGAGGTTTTTAAATTGTTAATTTCTGTTTCTGGTGTTGGGCCAAGTATTGCTAGAACCATGTGTTCTTCGATGACTTCAGAAGAAATACAAAACGCAATTGCATCCGAAAATGTAGCTTTAATTCAATCTGTAAAAGGCATTGGTGCAAAAACAGCACAAAGAGTTATAGTAGATTTAAAAGATAAAATCTTAAAGACCTTTCATATGGATGAAGTTTCTCTTTCTGTAAGCAATACAAATAAAGATGAAGCGTTATCTGCTTTAGAAGTTCTAGGTTTTAACAGAAAACAGTCAGACAAATTGGTGTCTGCTATTTTAAAGGAAAATTCAGATGCTTCTGTAGAGCAAATCATAAAATTAGCCTTAAAAAGTTTATAA